ACGCGCCTTTGTCGAGTTCTACCAGAAGCTTCGGCTACTCAAAAGCTATAGCTTCTTGAATGTGTTGGCGTTTTCAAAGATTATGAAGAAGTATGATAAGGTAAGATTTGGTTTTAAGAAATTGAGATTTTGACTAGGGTTTTGTGTTGTGCATGGCTGAATTTTTTTACGTGTGAATCCCTCTTTTAACAGATAACTACAAGGAATGCTACAAAGTCTTACATGAAAATGGTTGATAACTCTTACTTTGGAAGCTCTGATGAGGTAAATTAAGATCTTCTCTTTTTCGATTCGGTTGATCGGTCATTCAATTATGTCTCTTCTTAAAACTCTTGATCCTCCATTGTCTCAGGTAAATAAACTCATGGAGCGTGTTGAAGCTACGTTCATAAAACATTTTACTAATGGTAACAGAACAAAAGGAATGAACATTTTAAGACCCAAAGCTAAAAGAGAGAGACATCGAGTTACGTTCTCCACAGGTTTCATGGCTGgttgtgtgttttctttaatAGTGGCTTTATTCGCCATTATACGCACCCGAAACGTTTTGCAGAAGGAAGGCCAAAATCAATACATGAACACTATGTTCCCTCTTTACAGGTAAACCTTTATTCCTACTTATTTATATCTGAGCATTTGAACAACGTGGAATCTATTTGTTTAAATGCACTTTGTCTTCTTTGTTGCAGCTTTTTTGGCTTCATTGTGCTGCACATACTCATGTATGCTGGAAATATTTACTATTGGAGGCGGTATCGAGTGAATTATTCTTTCATATTTGGGTTTAAGCAAGGAAGGGAACTTGGCTATAGACAAGTTCTACTTGTGGGCTTCAGCATTGGAGTTTTAGCCCTTCTTTGTGTTATTGCCAATCTTGACATGGAGGTTGACCCCAAGACTAATGAGTACAAAAAATGGACCgaacttcttcctcttttcCTGCTCATTGTAAGTCTCTAAATCCAAAATCAGTGCGAAACTAAGCTATATGACAATACTAATTAATAGGCATAACTTTGTTGTGATGTAGGTTTTGtttattgttcttgttttaCCATTCAACATCTTCTACCGCTCGAGTCGCTTATTCTTCCTCACATGCCTCTTTCACTGCGTTGCTGCTCCTCTTTACAAGGTAGAACAAAAACTTTGATCATGCAAAAgtaatattttctttgttttcaaaattttcttttagaaGTTTCACACATACTAAAAACTATatgattataaatatatgatcgTTTATGATTAGTTATTTTCTAAACTTTTATCAATATAAATTCAATAGCAACAATTTGTTTTCCTAATTTTACTATTTACCATTAGTacttaataaaaaattcattgaaaatgtaaaaatgtattttttgaaacaatattttttaaaaacataaatcaatTTGAAACTGTCAAGTGTCTTAAATCTTGATTATTGTTGGCCTTTCTCGTGCAGGTTACTTTACCTGATTTTTTGGTGGGAGATCAGTTAACAAGCCAGGTCCAAGCTATTCGAAGCGTCCAGTTTTACATATGTCACTACGGTTGGGGAGATTACAAACATAGAATGAACACTTGCTCAGACTCAGATGTCTACAATGCTTTCTTATTCATTGTTGCTGCCATCCCATATGGTTGGCGTCTCCTTCAGGTACAATGTCACGAAATATAACCGTTTACTTCTTTTATTCAAATAATATCTTCTTAAACCCAATACATTTGTGCAGTGCTTGAGGAGGTTCTTTGAAGAGAAAAACGCAGAGCAAGGATACAATGGACTCAAGTACTTCTTGACTATAGTGGCTGTCTGCATCAGGACGGCTTACAGTGTTGTGGATGAAGATCATAAATTTATCTGGAGAATGTTAGCTGTGATCTTCTCAGCTATTGCTGCCATTTTCTGTACGTACTGGGACTTGGTTTTAGACTGGGGTCTTCTAAACAGGACTTCTAAGAACCGTTGGCTCCGGGATAAACTCCTTGTCCCACAAAAGAAAGTATACTTCGTCGCAATGGTGAGCAACTCATATGCCTCCATCATTTTTGAATCATAGAGCTAAACTGATTCTTAActctaattcttttttttttgcagatctTGAACGTTTTGTTCAGGTTCGCGTGGCTACAGACCGTGTTGGATTTCAACTTCTCATTTATGCACAGGCAGACGATGATTACTGTTGTAGCAAGTCTAGAGATTATCCGCCGTGGGATATGGAATTTCTTCAGGTAACAACACACGTTTGTTGTGTGTCATGCTTTATTTATCGTCACATAACATATAGTATAACCTTCTTGGGTTGGTTTTGGTTTCATTCAAAAAGGTTGGAGAATGAGCATGTGAACAATGTGGGGAAGTACAGAGCATTCAAGACGGTTCCATTACCGTTCAACTACGATGAGGATGACGACAAGGACAGCTAGTTGTTTCGATCTCTTGTCGTAAATTATGTAAAGAGAGATTCTTTAACTATTTATCCACAATAAAGACCGGATTAGAGTCTGGTTGGTCTATCAATATCAAGAAGAAGCTAATATATCAGATGGCttgtaagaatttttttttacattgtgGTTAATTGTAGAAGTTGCCTGATGCACCACAGTAATTAGGATCCAGTATGCAGGAGTCATTTGAGGGAGAGATCCACTATGCAATGTactctgtattttttttattttttagttctCTAATAATACGAGAAGTTCCTCATGTAATAAAGAGGAAAGACACCTATCAATTATCAAATTCTATTAATCCATGTTAGCATGCATACATGTCCTAAGCTTCATTTAATCATCTTGACATTTCGAGGCGTCTTCTATCATTCATGGTCCATGCAATTATCACCTTCTATGAATGATTTCAttgtgatgattttttttttttttttggaaaaacagATATTGAAGTATTTATAATAAAGATTCTGTAATTATCTTATTAATTAAACTTAAATGCTTTAattaagcccattacttttctCGTTTTCAAATATCACGACATGCTATCTTCTAATGAACAAAGAGGAGCCTAATGGATTCATGAAACAAATTACAAACCCACAAGAAGTAAAAATGGTTACACCAGggttaaaacaaaaacattacaaAGTTTTCAGTTAAAAAGCAATAATCTAAAAGTTATTGGACACtcagttgaatttttttattgttttcaatTAAACTCTGTCGTGGCGACATGTCTGAATAAGAAATAAAGTAATGAAGACATGTCTGAATAAAGTAAATGAAGTCGGTGACTGACTTTGCCAAGACCAATCTATGGATCAGAATCCTTACAGGAGGAAACCGTCTCCGATcagcaccaccaccaccggcGGTTCAAATCCCCTCCCTACCTCCGAACTACTTCCGATGAAGTTTCTCAGCTTTGGTACGTTGAAGCTCACCAGAACCTTCACCACTTGCTTGATACTCTTCTCTGTGCTACTAGCTTTCTCAATGATCTTCCACCACCACCCGTCTGATCCGAATCGGGTAATGGGTTTCGCCGAGGCAAGAGTTCTCGATGGCAGAGACTACTCCAATGTTACTGCTACCAACGGTAAGTCAAAGTTTAGATCTTTACTGTATTTGCCTATACACGAACATAGTTCTGTATCCAAAGATCCAAAGTTTAAATCTTTCTATAAAAGTAGACTCTTTGTTAGTTTAATTAGTTCACTGGATATTCACCTGATCTAAAGTTTGGATCTTTCTATAAAAAGTAGTCTTTATTGGTTTAATTTCTCGAAGATTGTCTGAGGTTGTTTAGGTGAAGAAGTGTCCTTTTGTTTGGTCTTTAGCTTAAAATGTTTCTCATTTGTTTTGTAGATTCAAATGATTCAGATAGACTTCTAGGAGGCCTACTCGCCACAGGGTTTGACGAAGCTACTTGCCTCAGTAG
This genomic interval from Brassica napus cultivar Da-Ae chromosome A6, Da-Ae, whole genome shotgun sequence contains the following:
- the LOC106369314 gene encoding phosphate transporter PHO1 homolog 5, producing MKFGKEFTSQMVPEWHEAYMNYDYLKTLLKDIIRFKRKNNPHHHVHGHHHLRRTLTLYRSFSGLLAKSGRRRHHHGGGQIGHLSDSDDDIEEGLRSAPILVHSANHGYETTFLMAAEEGGEYETLFFRRLDDEFNKVDRFYKEKVEEVMKEAVMLNKQMDALIAFRVKVEHPDGWPWEERTVEMTQLASDVASSAAAVTASTPARARSVRAHQAHMAAIQEGGSSKAGKSDEDGDDEIVEKEEVNVVSDVGTSEISRFRAARPSHIEVLDRVKINHTNETPRSTIKGVLQVGNTELKFSRENLKRVEEKLRRAFVEFYQKLRLLKSYSFLNVLAFSKIMKKYDKITTRNATKSYMKMVDNSYFGSSDEVNKLMERVEATFIKHFTNGNRTKGMNILRPKAKRERHRVTFSTGFMAGCVFSLIVALFAIIRTRNVLQKEGQNQYMNTMFPLYSFFGFIVLHILMYAGNIYYWRRYRVNYSFIFGFKQGRELGYRQVLLVGFSIGVLALLCVIANLDMEVDPKTNEYKKWTELLPLFLLIVLFIVLVLPFNIFYRSSRLFFLTCLFHCVAAPLYKVTLPDFLVGDQLTSQVQAIRSVQFYICHYGWGDYKHRMNTCSDSDVYNAFLFIVAAIPYGWRLLQCLRRFFEEKNAEQGYNGLKYFLTIVAVCIRTAYSVVDEDHKFIWRMLAVIFSAIAAIFCTYWDLVLDWGLLNRTSKNRWLRDKLLVPQKKVYFVAMILNVLFRFAWLQTVLDFNFSFMHRQTMITVVASLEIIRRGIWNFFRLENEHVNNVGKYRAFKTVPLPFNYDEDDDKDS